CGGCTGACCGCCGCGGCGGTCAGCGCCGGCGGGTTCGGCGTGCTGGAACTGCCCGCGGACGACGCCGGGGACGCCCTGGGCACCGCCGCCGACTGGGCGGGCGGCCCGTTCGGGGTCCGGGTGCGACCGGGGTGCGCGGTGCCGGAACTGCCCGACCGGGTCACCACCGTGCTGCTCGCCGACCCGGCACGGCGCCCGGGCGACTTCCCCGGTCGGCGCGTGCTGGTCGAGGTGGTCGACCTCGCCGAGGCCCGGGAAGCCGTGGCCGCGGGGGCGGCCGGGCTGGTGGTGCGCGGGCGGGAGGCCGGCGGCCGGGTCGGTGAGCTGAGCACGTTCGTCCTGCTGCAGCAGGTGCTGGCCGCCGTCGACGTGCCGGTGTGGGCGGCCGGTGGCATCGGGCCCCGCACGGCGGCCGCGGCGGTCGCGGGTGGTGCGGCCGGGGTCGTGCTCGACACCCAGCTCGCGCTCTACCCCGACGCCGGGCTGCCGGTGGAGGTCACCGCCGCGCTCGACGGGCTCGACGGGTCGGAAACCGTGCTGCACCAAGGCTTCCGCGTGCTGCGGCGGCGTGGGCCGGGCGTGCCGGAACTGCCCGCCGACGGCATCGCGGACCGGTTGGGGACCGATCCGGCGGGGGAGTTCCTGCCGGTCGGGCAGGACGTGGCGCTGGCGGCCGTGTTCGCCCGCCGGTGGCGCACGCCCGGTGCGGCGGTGCGCGGTGTCCGGGACGCGATCCTCGCCTCCTTCGCCGACGACGCGGCCCCCGACGCGCTCGGTCCGGGCTCCACGGGCGCACGCCACCTGGGCACGGCGCTGCCGGTCGCCCAGGGGCCGATGACGCGGGTCAGCGACCGGCCCGGGTTCGCCGCGGCCGTGGCCGGGGCCGGCGGGCTGCCGTTCCTCGCGCTGGCCCTGTCCGGTGCCGAGCAGACCCGCGACCTGCTGGAGCGCACCCGCGCCGAGCTCGGTGACGCGCCGTGGGGCGTCGGCGTGCTGGGGTTCGCCGCCGAGGACGTGCGGTCGGCGCAGCTGGCCGTGGTCAAGGACGTGCGGCCGACCCACGCGATCGTCGCGGGCGGGCGGCCCGCCCAGGCCGCGGAGCTGGAGGCCGTCGGCATCGCGACCTTCCTGCACGTGCCCTCGCCCGGGCTGCTGCGCCAGTTCCTCGCCGCCGGCACCCGGCGGTTCGTGTTCGAGGGCGCGGAGTGCGGCGGGCACGTGGGGCCGCGCAACAGCTTCCCGCTGTGGGAGTCCCAGGTGGACGTCCTGCTGGAACACCTCGCCGCCGGTGGCGCGGCCGACGAGCTGACCGTCCTGTTCGCGGGCGGCGTGCACGACGAGCGCTCGGCGGCGATGGTGGCCGCGCTCGCCGCGCCGCTGGCCCGCGCGGGCGTCGGCGTCGGCGTGCTGATGGGCACCGCCTACCTGTTCACCGCCGAGGCCGTGGGCACCGGGGCCATCGGCGCGGTGTTCCAGCGGCAGGTCGTCGCGGCCGCGCACACCGACCTGCTGGAGACCGCGCCCGGGCACGCCACGCGGTGCGTGCGCAGCGGGTTCACCCAGGAGTTCACGGCGCTGCGCGAGCGGCTGCGCGCCGAGGGCGTGCCCGACCGGGAGGCGTGGGAGCGGCTGGAGCGCTTCAACGTCGGCCGGCTGCGCCTGGCCAGCAAGGGCCTGGAGCGCGTCGGCGACGGGCTCCAGGAGGTGGGCGAGGACCGCCAGCGCGCCGAGGGCATGTTCATGGCCGGCGAGGTGAGCGTGCTGCGCGACGCCGTCACCACCGTCGCCGACCTGCACGCCTCGGTGGGCGGCTCGGCCGCGCGGTGGCTGCGCGAGCGGGCCGCGGCGGTGCGGGCCGCGCTGGACGGGCCCACCGCCGAACCCGAGCCCGCGCCGCTGCGCGTGGCGGTGATCGGCATGGCCTGCGTGTTCCCCGGCGCGCCCGACCTGGCCTCGTTCTGGGCCAACGTGGTGGCCGGTCGCGACAGCGTCACCGAGGTGCCCGCCGAGCGGTGGGACCCGGAGGTCTACTACGACCCCGAGGGCGACGGCGAGCGCACCCCGTCGCGCTGGGGCGGTTTCCTGCCGCGCATCCCGTTCGACCCGCTGGCCTACGGCATCCCGCCCGCCTCGCTGGGCGCGATCGAGCCGGTGCAACTGCTGGCGCTGGAGGTGGCGCGGCGCGCGTTGGCCGACTCGGGCTACCCGCACGCCGAGGCCGACCACCGCCGCACGTCGGTGGTGTTCGGCGCCGAGTCGGGCAGCGACCTGTCCAACGCCACCACGCTGCGCACCGTGCTGCCCTCCTACGTCGGGCAGGTGCCGCCCGCGCTCGACGCCCAGTTGCCGCGGCTGACCGAGGACTCGTTCCCCGGCATGCTGGCCAACGTCATCGCCGGCCGGGTGGCCAACCGCCTGGACCTCGGCGGCGCGAACTACACCGTCGACGCCGCGTGCGCCTCGTCGCTGACCGCGGTCGACGTGGCCTGCAAGGAGCTGGTCACCGGCACCAGCGACCTGGTCGTGTGCGGCGGCGCGGACCTGCACAACGGCATCAACGACTACCTGCTGTTCTCCTCGGTGCACGCGCTCTCGCCCAGCGGCCGGTCCGCGACCTTCGACCGGTCGGCCGACGGCATCGCGCTGGGCGAGGGCGTGGCGTGCGTGGTGCTCAAGCGGCTGGACGACGCGCTGCGCGACGGCGACCGGGTCTACGCGGTCATCGACGGCGTGGGCAGCGCCAGCGACGGCCGCGCCCTCGGCCTGACCGCGCCGCGGCCGGAGGGGCAGCGCGCCGCGCTCACCCGCGCCTACCGCAACGCCGGCGTCTCACCCGCGCGCGTCGGCCTGGTGGAGGCGCACGGCACCGGCACCGCCGTCGGCGACCGCACCGAGCTGGCCACCCTCACCGAGGTGTTCACCGAGGCCGGCGCGGCGCCCGGCGCGTGCGCGCTCGGCTCGGTCAAGTCGCAGATCGGGCACACCAAGTGCGCGGCGGGCCTGGCCGGGCTGATCAAGGCCGTGCTCGCGGTGCACCACGGGGTCAAGCCGCCCACGCTGCACCTGCGCGAGCCCAACGAGGCGTGGGAGGCCGGGCGCAGCCCGTTCGCCTTCCACACCGCGGCCCGGCCGTGGGCGGCCGAACCCGCCGACCGGATCGCGGGCGTGAGCGCGTTCGGGTTCGGCGGCACCAACTTCCACGTGGTGGTGCGCGCCCACGACCAGGCGCCCGCCGCGCACGCCCTGGACGAGTGGCCGGCGGAGCTGTTCGTGTTCCGCGGCGCCGACCCGCGGGCGGCCCGCCGCGCCGCGGCCGAGCTGCTGGACGCCGCGCCCGGCGCCCGGCTGCGCGACCTGGCGCTGCGCGCCGCCACCAGGGCGGACGTGGCCGCGGCCCGCGGTGAACGGGCGTGGCTCGCGGTGGTGGCCGCCGACGTCGACCAGTTGCGGCAGGCGGTGGCGGGGGAGCGGACCGAGGGCGTGTTCCACGCCGACGCCGAACCGGCGGGCGACGTGGCGTTCCTCTACCCCGGCCAGGGCAGCCAGCGGCCCGGCATGCTGGCCGAGCTGCTGGTGGCCTTCCCCGAGGTGCAGCGCCACCTGCGACTGGGCGCGCGGTGGGCCGACGCGCTGTACCCGCCGGCCGCGTTCGGCGAGCGCGCGGCGGCCGAGCAGGTCGAGCGGATCACCGACACCCGGGTCGCGCAGCCCGCGCTCGGCGTGGTCGAGCTGGCCGCCACCGAGCTGCTGCGCCTGGTCGGCGTGCGACCCGACGCGGTGGCCGGGCACAGCTACGGCGAGCTGGCCGCGCTGGCCGCCGCCGGGGTGTTCACGCCGGCCGACCTGCTGACCGCCAGCGCGGCCCGCGCCGAGAGCGTCCTGGGTGCCGTTCGCGACGGCGACCCCGGGACCATGGCCGCGGTGACCGCCGACGCCGACCGCGTGCAGGCCGTGCTGGACGCCACCGGGCTGCCGGTGGTGGCGGCCAACCGGAACTCGCCGCGGCAGACCGTGGTCTCCGGGCCGACCGAGGCGGTGGCGCGGGCGGCGGAGGTGCTGCGCGCGGACGGGCTCGACGTCAAGCCGGTGCGGGTGGCGTGCGCGTTCCACAGCCCGCTGGTGGCCGGCGCGGGCGAGGCGTTCGGGCGGGTGCTGGAGTCGCTGCCGCTGCGCGCGCCCGCCCTGCCGGTGTGGTCCAACCGCACCGCCGAGACCTACCCCGGTTCACCGGCGGGCGTGCGCGGTGAGCTGGTCGCGCAGATCGGCGCGCCGGTGCGCTTCGCCGAGCAGGTGGAGGCCATGTACGCGGCGGGCACGCGGGTGTTCGTCGAGGTCGGCCCGGGCAAGGTGCTCAGCGGCCTGGTGGGCGCGGTGCTCGGCGACCGGCCGCACCGGGCGGTCCCGCTGGGCGACGGGCTCGTCGGCTTCCTCACCGCCCTGGCGCGGCTGGCCGTGGCCGGGGTGGACCTGCGCACCGGTCCGCTGGTGCGCGGCCGGGACGCGGTCGACCCGTCCGCCGTGCCCGCGACGCCGGGGTGGACCGTCGACGGCCACCTGGTGCGCCGCGCCGACGGCACCGTCCAACCCGGCGCCCTGCACCCCGCCAGGCGCATCCCCGCGAGCTTCCCGGAGGCGTTCGTGCCCGACCAGCCGCAGCCCAGCCCGTCGGACGCGGTGGTCGCGGACTTCCTGCGCACCAGCCGGGAGCTGATCGCGGCCCAGCGCGACGTGCTGATGACCTACCTCGGGGCGTCCGGGCAGGTGCCCGCCGCGCCCGCGCTGCCGGTGCTGCCCGCGTCGGTGGCCGAACCGGTCGCCGTGCCGGTCGCGCCCGTGGTGCCCGCCGGGCCGGTGGGCGGGCCGGTCGACGTGCTGCGGACCGTGGTCGGGGTGGTGGCGGAGCGGACCGGTTACCCGGTGGAGATGGTCGAGCCGGGGCTGGACCTGGAGGCCGACCTGAGCGTCGACTCGATCAAGCGGGTCGAGATCGCGGGCGACCTGGCGGCCCGGCTGGGGCTCCCGCTGGACGGCGCGGCCGGCCTGGACGACCTGGCCGCCGCGCGCACCGCCGCCGGGCTGGCCGAGGCCCTGTCGAGCCGCCTCGCCGCACCGGCGCCCGCACCGGTCCCGGCCGAGGTCGACGTGCTGGCCACGGTGGTCCAGGTCGTCGCGGACCGCACCGGCTACCCGGTGGAGATGGTCGAGCCCGGCCTGGACCTGGAGGCCGACCTGAGCGTCGACTCCATCAAGCGGGCCGAGATCGCCGGTGAGATCGCCGCCCGGCTGGGGCTGGACGTCAACGACGGCGCGGGCCTGGAGGCGCTGACCGCCGCCCGCACGGCCGCCGGGATCGCCGCGGTGATCGCCGGGCGCGGCACCGCCGAACCCGCCGCGGCACCCGAGGTCGTCCCGTCCGGTGCCGGGGCTTCGGTGGTCGCGCCGCAGCGGCTGGTGTTCGAGGAGTTCGAGCTGCCCGCCGCCTCGCTCGACGTGCGCGGCACGCGCGTCGTGCTGGTCGGCGCGCGGTCCGACGAGGTCGCCGCCGGCCTGCGCGCGGCCGGCGTGGAGGTCGGCGGCGAGCCCGCCGGCGCGTTCGTGGTCCACCTGGGCGCCCTGGACGCCGACGAATCGCTGCTGCCCGAGGAGTTCCCGCACCTCCAGGCGCTGCTCGCGGCCGGGCCGCGCGGCCTGCTCGCGGTGGACCGGCGCGGCGTCGGCGCGGTGACCGGCCTGCGCGGCTTCTTCCGCACCCTGGCCCGCGAGTACCCGGACGTGGTCACCACCCTGGTCGAGCTCGACGACGGCACCGACGTCACCGCCGCGCTGCTCGCCGAGCTGGGCGCGACCGCGCACGAACCCGTGGTGCTGGCCGGGAGCGCCCGGCGCGGCCTGCGGCTCACCGCGACCGACCTGGGACCGGTGGCCGCCGCGGGCGCCGGGCCCGCCGGCGACGGTGCCGCTGAGGCGCAGGCCGCCGGGCTGGACCGGGACGCGGTCGT
This portion of the Saccharothrix syringae genome encodes:
- a CDS encoding type I polyketide synthase, translated to MGFDRSDLVIAVNPVHRPAPRLTAAAVSAGGFGVLELPADDAGDALGTAADWAGGPFGVRVRPGCAVPELPDRVTTVLLADPARRPGDFPGRRVLVEVVDLAEAREAVAAGAAGLVVRGREAGGRVGELSTFVLLQQVLAAVDVPVWAAGGIGPRTAAAAVAGGAAGVVLDTQLALYPDAGLPVEVTAALDGLDGSETVLHQGFRVLRRRGPGVPELPADGIADRLGTDPAGEFLPVGQDVALAAVFARRWRTPGAAVRGVRDAILASFADDAAPDALGPGSTGARHLGTALPVAQGPMTRVSDRPGFAAAVAGAGGLPFLALALSGAEQTRDLLERTRAELGDAPWGVGVLGFAAEDVRSAQLAVVKDVRPTHAIVAGGRPAQAAELEAVGIATFLHVPSPGLLRQFLAAGTRRFVFEGAECGGHVGPRNSFPLWESQVDVLLEHLAAGGAADELTVLFAGGVHDERSAAMVAALAAPLARAGVGVGVLMGTAYLFTAEAVGTGAIGAVFQRQVVAAAHTDLLETAPGHATRCVRSGFTQEFTALRERLRAEGVPDREAWERLERFNVGRLRLASKGLERVGDGLQEVGEDRQRAEGMFMAGEVSVLRDAVTTVADLHASVGGSAARWLRERAAAVRAALDGPTAEPEPAPLRVAVIGMACVFPGAPDLASFWANVVAGRDSVTEVPAERWDPEVYYDPEGDGERTPSRWGGFLPRIPFDPLAYGIPPASLGAIEPVQLLALEVARRALADSGYPHAEADHRRTSVVFGAESGSDLSNATTLRTVLPSYVGQVPPALDAQLPRLTEDSFPGMLANVIAGRVANRLDLGGANYTVDAACASSLTAVDVACKELVTGTSDLVVCGGADLHNGINDYLLFSSVHALSPSGRSATFDRSADGIALGEGVACVVLKRLDDALRDGDRVYAVIDGVGSASDGRALGLTAPRPEGQRAALTRAYRNAGVSPARVGLVEAHGTGTAVGDRTELATLTEVFTEAGAAPGACALGSVKSQIGHTKCAAGLAGLIKAVLAVHHGVKPPTLHLREPNEAWEAGRSPFAFHTAARPWAAEPADRIAGVSAFGFGGTNFHVVVRAHDQAPAAHALDEWPAELFVFRGADPRAARRAAAELLDAAPGARLRDLALRAATRADVAAARGERAWLAVVAADVDQLRQAVAGERTEGVFHADAEPAGDVAFLYPGQGSQRPGMLAELLVAFPEVQRHLRLGARWADALYPPAAFGERAAAEQVERITDTRVAQPALGVVELAATELLRLVGVRPDAVAGHSYGELAALAAAGVFTPADLLTASAARAESVLGAVRDGDPGTMAAVTADADRVQAVLDATGLPVVAANRNSPRQTVVSGPTEAVARAAEVLRADGLDVKPVRVACAFHSPLVAGAGEAFGRVLESLPLRAPALPVWSNRTAETYPGSPAGVRGELVAQIGAPVRFAEQVEAMYAAGTRVFVEVGPGKVLSGLVGAVLGDRPHRAVPLGDGLVGFLTALARLAVAGVDLRTGPLVRGRDAVDPSAVPATPGWTVDGHLVRRADGTVQPGALHPARRIPASFPEAFVPDQPQPSPSDAVVADFLRTSRELIAAQRDVLMTYLGASGQVPAAPALPVLPASVAEPVAVPVAPVVPAGPVGGPVDVLRTVVGVVAERTGYPVEMVEPGLDLEADLSVDSIKRVEIAGDLAARLGLPLDGAAGLDDLAAARTAAGLAEALSSRLAAPAPAPVPAEVDVLATVVQVVADRTGYPVEMVEPGLDLEADLSVDSIKRAEIAGEIAARLGLDVNDGAGLEALTAARTAAGIAAVIAGRGTAEPAAAPEVVPSGAGASVVAPQRLVFEEFELPAASLDVRGTRVVLVGARSDEVAAGLRAAGVEVGGEPAGAFVVHLGALDADESLLPEEFPHLQALLAAGPRGLLAVDRRGVGAVTGLRGFFRTLAREYPDVVTTLVELDDGTDVTAALLAELGATAHEPVVLAGSARRGLRLTATDLGPVAAAGAGPAGDGAAEAQAAGLDRDAVVLLAGGGRGITARFARALAAAGRCRLELLGRTPAPTGPEDPDTAGAVDRAALRAAFIARGMTSPAEIERAVSALLAEREVRTTLADLAELGSPVRYSAVDVRDAEAVRATVKRVHDDHGRLDAVVYAAGVIEDKLVAEKSVESFRRVFGTKVDGARTLLDAVDTLPDSPRHAVLFGSIAAALGNRGQCDYAAANDALEELARRWSRPGRRGLTVHWGPWAADGGGMVTPELMRSYAARGISLIDPDEGPLALLRELAWGPADAHAVVYSASGW